One segment of Chelonia mydas isolate rCheMyd1 chromosome 13, rCheMyd1.pri.v2, whole genome shotgun sequence DNA contains the following:
- the TMEM74B gene encoding transmembrane protein 74B — protein sequence MATSRPLELRSLGKGPGASRGAAPQGAGGCSAPRTAPSAGLDNASYQAPEEEETWFRSREEAGSGPRGGAARPRAQRGDLSPRSEDGPLPEPAGHSVDYGFISALIFLVSGIVLVVIAYTIPRQPRVDPAAVTAREMERLEMYYARLGSHLDKCIIAGLGLLTLGGMLLSVLLLVSIYRGELYRRRTFPGSRGPRKTYGSINLRLRQLNGDGGQSLVENEVIQVTETTIVS from the coding sequence ATGGCGACTTCCCGCCCCCTGGAGCTGAGGAGCCTCGGGAAGGGCCCCGGGGCCAGCCGGGGAGCGGCGCCGCAGGGAGCCGGGGGCTGCTCAGCACCGCGGACAGCTCCCAGCGCCGGCCTGGACAACGCCTCCTACCAGGCGCCGGAGGAAGAGGAAACCTGGTTCCGGAGCCGCGAGGAGGCGGGGAGCGGCCCCCGGGGAGGCGCCGCCCGGCCCAGGGCGCAGCGCGGAGACCTCTCGCCCCGGTCGGAGGATGGGCCCCTGCCAGAGCCCGCTGGCCACTCCGTGGACTATGGGTTCATTTCGGCCTTGATCTTCCTCGTGAGCGGGATCGTGCTGGTGGTGATCGCCTACACCATCCCCCGCCAGCCCCGGGTGGACCCCGCCGCAGTGACGGCCCGGGAGATGGAGAGGCTGGAGATGTACTACGCGCGCCTGGGCTCCCACTTGGACAAGTGTATCATcgcagggctgggcctgctgaCCTTGGGGGGCATGCTGCTCTCCGTGCTGCTGCTGGTCTCCATCTACAGAGGGGAGCTGTACCGGAGACGGACCTTCCCGGGCTCCAGGGGGCCAAGGAAAACCTACGGATCTATAAATCTGAGACTGAGGCAACTCAATGGCGATGGGGGACAATCCTTGGTAGAGAATGAAGTCATCCAGGTGACAGAGACTACAATTGTCAGTTAG